The Prochlorococcus sp. MIT 1300 genome has a window encoding:
- the queF gene encoding preQ(1) synthase, whose translation MNTKQPLYGERAISEAELICFENPNLVRPYEISIELPEFTCKCPFSGYPDFAVLRLIYEPGLKILELKSIKFYINSYREKKISHEEVANRILDDLVEACEPNWMKLEVDFNPRGNVHTVIRVSHGK comes from the coding sequence ATGAATACCAAGCAACCTCTCTATGGAGAAAGGGCCATTTCAGAGGCTGAGTTGATTTGTTTTGAGAATCCAAACTTAGTAAGACCTTATGAAATTTCTATTGAGTTGCCTGAATTCACCTGTAAATGTCCGTTTTCTGGTTATCCAGATTTCGCGGTCTTGAGGCTAATTTATGAACCAGGATTAAAAATTTTGGAGTTGAAATCTATCAAATTTTACATAAATAGCTATCGTGAAAAGAAGATATCTCATGAGGAAGTTGCTAATAGAATACTGGATGATTTAGTTGAGGCATGTGAGCCTAATTGGATGAAATTAGAAGTTGATTTTAATCCAAGAGGGAATGTCCATACTGTTATAAGAGTTAGTCATGGTAAATGA
- a CDS encoding DUF4278 domain-containing protein produces the protein MAMLTEQRVYRGVQYKSTEHEQASTALVEHVYRGKRYQASLKHEVLPADTQVKLRYRGKVYQHRQSVDS, from the coding sequence ATGGCAATGCTTACCGAGCAACGGGTCTACAGAGGTGTTCAATACAAGAGCACTGAACACGAACAAGCCAGTACCGCGCTTGTTGAACACGTATATAGAGGCAAGCGCTATCAAGCGTCCCTTAAGCACGAAGTGCTTCCTGCCGATACACAAGTAAAACTTCGCTATAGAGGCAAGGTTTATCAACACCGCCAAAGTGTTGACTCATAA
- a CDS encoding TlyA family RNA methyltransferase, with the protein MSAKCRLDLYLVSLGLASSRHQAQQLIRAGKVRDNFGKLLDKPGQLIPSGEDLVVKASPRFVSRGGEKLLGALNAFPIKIQGRICLDAGISTGGFTDCLLQHGAARVYGVDVGYGQVAWTLRNDSRVVLKERTNLRKLMPEQIYGVDHPWPNFAVADLSFISLRLVLPSIKGLIVAESSECILLVKPQFEVGREKVGKGGVVRDPADHLGALQSVISAVEANGWVPRGVIRSPLKGPAGNQEYLLWTSTAGEPLNMSQLEDLVEGSLT; encoded by the coding sequence ATGTCAGCAAAGTGCCGTTTAGATCTTTATTTGGTCAGTCTTGGCCTCGCCTCATCAAGGCATCAGGCTCAGCAGTTAATTCGTGCTGGAAAAGTTCGGGATAACTTTGGAAAGCTTTTAGATAAGCCAGGTCAGCTCATTCCGTCAGGCGAGGATCTGGTGGTAAAGGCTTCCCCACGCTTTGTATCGCGTGGAGGAGAAAAACTTCTAGGTGCACTTAATGCTTTCCCTATAAAAATTCAAGGAAGAATTTGCCTCGATGCAGGTATTTCCACTGGGGGATTTACTGATTGCTTATTGCAGCATGGTGCCGCTCGTGTGTATGGGGTCGATGTTGGTTATGGGCAGGTTGCCTGGACTTTGAGAAATGATTCGCGTGTGGTTCTAAAGGAAAGGACAAATTTGCGGAAGTTAATGCCTGAGCAAATTTATGGGGTTGATCACCCATGGCCAAATTTCGCTGTAGCAGATTTGTCATTCATTTCACTTCGATTGGTTCTGCCTTCAATTAAGGGTTTAATAGTTGCCGAGTCTTCTGAGTGCATTCTTTTGGTAAAACCCCAATTTGAGGTTGGTCGTGAGAAAGTTGGCAAAGGAGGAGTAGTTAGAGATCCTGCTGATCACCTTGGGGCTTTGCAATCTGTGATTTCAGCAGTCGAGGCTAATGGGTGGGTCCCTCGAGGAGTTATAAGATCTCCTCTTAAAGGACCTGCTGGTAATCAGGAATATCTTTTATGGACAAGTACTGCAGGAGAGCCATTAAACATGTCTCAGTTGGAGGATTTAGTTGAAGGATCTTTGACTTGA
- a CDS encoding P-II family nitrogen regulator: MKKVEAIIRPFKLEDVKLALVNAGIVGMTVSEVRGFGRQKGQVERYRGSEFTVEFLQKLKIEVVVDDEQVGNVLQAIGEAAKTGEIGDGKIFVGPVESVVRIRTGDKDSSAL; the protein is encoded by the coding sequence ATGAAAAAAGTCGAAGCAATTATCCGTCCCTTCAAACTAGAAGATGTGAAGCTCGCATTGGTCAATGCTGGAATAGTAGGCATGACAGTCAGCGAAGTCAGGGGGTTCGGTCGGCAGAAAGGTCAGGTGGAGCGTTACAGGGGGTCGGAATTTACTGTTGAATTTCTTCAAAAGCTGAAGATAGAGGTTGTAGTTGATGATGAACAGGTGGGAAATGTGCTTCAAGCAATTGGTGAAGCCGCTAAAACTGGTGAAATTGGCGATGGGAAAATCTTTGTTGGCCCAGTCGAATCAGTAGTAAGGATTCGCACAGGGGATAAGGACAGCTCTGCACTTTGA